One window of Aspergillus oryzae RIB40 DNA, chromosome 3 genomic DNA carries:
- a CDS encoding uncharacterized protein (predicted protein) has translation MQSSDPSELKVMTGNLTSSASAAAAAISFPHTEASELLPGEEYSYLLTPSLPFEPDYFETFVTLCDVLIDCYTRLISLVPTPSVCTVALGEMFSKADAKLRKIMVAGVVREFEDASRMNAKNEVSGVSRVVLGGLLG, from the coding sequence ATGCAGTCTAGCGACCCATCTGAACTAAAGGTTATGACAGGTAATTTAACCTCGTCTGCTTCAGCAGCAGCCGCTGCCATCTCTTTTCCTCACACTGAAGCGTCGGAGCTCCTCCCTGGCGAGGAGTATTCCTATCTCCTGACGCCATCCTTACCGTTTGAACCAGATTATTTTGAAACGTTCGTAACTTTGTGCGACGTGCTGATAGACTGCTATACTCGACTTATATCTTTGGTTCCGACTCCTTCCGTTTGTACTGTTGCTCTGGGTGAGATGTTCTCCAAGGCCGATGCTAAGCTTCGAAAGATCATGGTAGCAGGGGTTGTACGGGAATTTGAGGATGCGAGCCGGATGAATGCAAAGAATGAAGTCTCGGGTGTAAGCCGCGTTGTCCTCGGGGGTCTTCTAGGTTAA
- a CDS encoding putative mitochondrial protein sorting (Msf1) (predicted member of the intramitochondrial sorting protein family), whose translation MKVFSSTCTFDYSWEEVSTANWRKYCPWNDKSTHVVAVDTLSRTIDSETGILRTERLITCDQSVPQWVLSLFGGSATSHVYEVSYVDPKSKKVTMCSTNLTWSNVLNVQETVTYQPSSAKPACTTNFNQEAKITALCGGWQKIKNKVEEASVERFSQNAKRGREGFEAVLEMSRRVFGEQRERENDRLQS comes from the exons ATGAAGGTCTTCTCCTCTACTTGTACTTTCGATTACTCTTGGGAGGAGGTATCAACGGCGAACTGGCGCAAGTACTGCCCGTGGAATGACAAGTCCACACATGTTGTGGCGGTAGACACGTTATCCCGGACTATTGACTCAGAAACTGGTATC TTGCGCACAGAGCGTCTTATTACATGTGATCAATCCGTGCCGCAATGggttctttctcttttcggAGGAAGCGCTACCTCGCATGTTTACGAGGTCTCCTACGTTGACccaaaatcgaagaaagTTACAATGTGCTCGACCAACCTCACATGGTCCAATGTTTTGAATGTCCAAGAGACTGTCACCTATCAACCATCCTCAGCGAAGCCGGCTTGTACCACGAATTTCAACCAGGAAGCCAAGATCACTGCTCTCTGCGGCGGGTggcaaaagatcaagaacaaggTAGAAGAGGCAAGTGTGGAGAGATTCAGTCAAAACGCTAAAAGGGGTCGAGAAGGGTTTGAGGCCGTGCTTGAGATGAGTCGACGGGTATTCGGTGAACAACGCGAGCGTGAGAACGATAGACTTCAGTCATGA